A single Macaca mulatta isolate MMU2019108-1 chromosome 11, T2T-MMU8v2.0, whole genome shotgun sequence DNA region contains:
- the AMN1 gene encoding protein AMN1 homolog isoform X2, with translation MKNISRYLTDIKPLPPNIKDRLIKIMSMQGRITDSNISEILHPEVQTLDLRSCDISDAALLHLSNCRKLKKLNLNSSKGNRVSVTSEGIKAVASSCSYLHEASLKRCCNLTDEGVVALALNCQLLKIIDLGGCLSITDVSLHALGKNCPFLQCVDFSATQVSDSGVIALVSGPCAKKLEEIHMGHCVNLTDGAVEAVLTYCPQIRILLFHGCPLITDHSREVLEQLVGPNKLKQVTWTVY, from the exons ATGAAGAATATTTCCAGATATCTCACAGACATTAAGCCTTTGCCTCCCAACATAAAAGACAGACTGATTAAAATAATGAGCATGCAGGGACGGATAACAGATTCAAATATAAGTGAG ATTTTACATCCTGAAGTCCAAACTCTAGACCTACGGAGCTGCGATATATCAGATGCTGCTCTCCTGCACTTGTCTAACTgtagaaaactgaagaaattaaatttaaattcttcAAAAGGAAACCGAGTTTCTGTAACTTCAGAAG GAATAAAAGCTGTGGCTTCATCTTGTTCATACCTACATGAAGCTTCTTTGAAAAGATGCTGCAATCTCACCGATGAAGGAGTCGTTGCTCTTGCACTCAATTGCCAGCTGCTAAAGATCATCGATTTAGGTGGCTGCTTAAGTATTACTGATGTGTCCTTACATGCATTAGGAAAAAACTGCCCATTTTTGCAGTGTGTTGACTTTTCAGCTACTCAG GTGTCTGACAGTGGTGTGATTGCACTTGTTAGTGGACCTTGTGCCAAGAAATTagag gAGATTCATATGGGACATTGTGTAAATCTGACTGATGGGGCTGTAGAAGCTGTCCTTACTTACTGTCCTCAGATACGTATATTACTCTTCCATGGATGCCCCTTGATAACAG